The stretch of DNA TAGTACATGATGTCTCCGATACTTGGGTATGGCACATCGTTGATTGTTGGATCTCCGATTGCGATTCCTTTACTGGTCAGGATGCTTTTGACGATTTCTGATCTTTCATCTTCGTGCAGGAAGAAGATTTCAACATCATAGCCTTCAGACATTGCACCTTCTGCAATTTCATGAGCCATTTGTTGGGTTGAGTAGTGCATGGTATCGTAAATGATTGTGATTTTGTCTTCACATACACCTGTAGCCCAGTTTTGGTAAGCTCCGATTACTTGCATAGGGTCGGTCCAGATTTGACCGTGGGATGGTGCAATCATTTTAATGGAGTCAAGCAAGCCCAATTCAACTACTTCATTTAATTTTTTAAGCACTAATTTTGAAAGAGGTGTAATCAAGTTTGCGTAGAATTTTTGTGCCGCATCCATTAAGACATTTTCAGGGATTTCATCTGAAAATCTTTTGGTGAAACATAAGTGTTGACCGAATGCATCGTTAGGGAATAAAATACCGGTTTCGTCTGCAAGCAGGGTAAACATGCTGTCAGGCCAGTGTAATAGGAACGCATCTAGGAATGCTAAGGTTCTGCCGCCAACATCCAAGGAGTCACCGGTTCCTACTGTGATGAATTCAGCGCCTTCAAGTGCAGGGTAGTGTTTTAAAAGACCGTTTACAGCGATTTTGGTACAGTAAATTGGTGCTTCCGGGAATCTTTTGTGCAAGTCCACTAATACTCCGGAGTGGTCTTTTTCCACGTGGTTTTGGATGATGTAGTCAACTTTGACTTCCCTTCCTTCTTGAGCGAAAGCGTCGTCGATACGTGCCATCATCTCTTTGGTTTTACCAGGATAAGCGTTGTCGATAATCGCTACTTCGTCTTCTCCAAATACAATGTATGCATTGTAGGTGGTTCCGTCTAATGTGTAACCGTGGTAGGTTCTTAAATCCCAATCGAGTACACCAATCCAGTATACTCCATCAGCTATTTTTTGTGCATTGGCTTTCATTTTATAAATCTCCAATTTTGTTTTTAATTCATATTATGTTCTTATGAATTGATATTATTTTGTACTATTTATTTTATATAGTTTTGTTTTATACGAATTGTTCGTGTTATTGTAGGTTTTATCTATATAAATGACTTTCCAAATCTATTGTTAATATTAAATCATTTTTGAATCACATGAAAGATTCATTTAATACATATGTTTTTAAATTACTCTATTAAAATTAGTTATCATGAAATACATTAAACTTGGAAATTCAAACCTCAATGTTAGCCGAGTGTGTATGGGTTGTATGGGCTTTGGCGATCCGACAACAGGTATGCATACTTGGACATTGCCTGAAAAAGAATCAATTGAAGTGATTAAAAGGGGTTAAATCATGAAATAAACTTCTATGATACTGCAATTGGTTATCAGAACGGTACTTCTGAACAATACCTTGGAAAAACGATTAATGAACATGCCAATCGTGAAGATGTTGTAATTGCAACAAAATTCCTACCCAGAACAGAAGAAGAGATTAAAAACAATGTCACAGGCCAACAGCACATCCACAATCTTGTCAATAAAAGCTTAGATAACCTTCAAATGGATTATATAGATTTATACATTTATCACATGTGGGATTACAATACTCCAATATATGATATTTTGGAAGGTTTAAACGAAGTGATTGAAGAAGGCAAGGTTCGATATATAGGTATTTCCAATTGTTTTGCTTGGCAACTTGCAAAAGCAAATGCAATAGCTGAAATGAATGATTTCAATAAATTCGTATCCATTCAAGGACATTATAACTTAATTTTTCGTGAAGAGGAACGTGAAATGATTCCATTATGTAAAACAGACAATATTGCCCTAACACCTTACAGCGCACTTGCATCTGGAAGGCTATCAAGATTGCCTGGTGAAGTTTCCAAAAGACTAAAGAAAGACTTTTATGCTAAATTGAAATATCAAAACACAGAATCATTGGATTTGGAAATTATTAAAAGAGTACATGAAATTTCACAGAATTATGGCGTTTCAATGACTGAAGTCTCTCTTGCTTGGCTTTTAAAAAAGGTAACTTCTCCTGTAGTTGGTGCAACTAAAATGCATCATGTGGATGGTGCAGTCAATGCAGTTGATTTAATATTGTCCGACGATGATATGAATTATCTTGAGGAACCTTACATTGCTCATGATTTGGTAGGTGTGATGGCGGACAATAAGGTTTCAGCTAACGATAATGAAAAAGTATGGCAGAAATATACAAAGAATAACATTTAGTTAACTAAATATAACTGTTAATTCAATACTTAGTTATATGGAAATAACTAAAAAGCCAGTGCAATTGATTGAATTATTCTATGACTTGATTTTTGTTTATGCAATTTCACAGTTGACCGGCTTGATTAACGAACCTATTGGAGGAATAATTCCTCCTTTTAATTTTTTCGCTTATTTGATTACTTGCTTTGTAATTCTCCAAGCCTGGCTTTATTTTACAAACTATGTTAACCGTTATGGACAATGGAAATGGTATGATTATGTTTTAGTCTGTGTAAATATGATTGCAGCTATTTTCATGGCCAATACCATTTCGCTCGATTGGGCTTCAATGTATTTTGCTTTCGACATTTCCATGCTCATAATGCTAGGTACTGTTGTAATATTATATGCAATTCAAGCTAAAAAAGAAAAATCAATGTCTGGAGCAGCAGGAAACTCCATAACAATCCTATCAATTGTATGTACCATCTATATCATTGCCATTTTATGCCATATTTTCGATTTTGAAGATTATGTAATTTGGATTAATGTTTTAGCGGTATTGGCAGGTGCATTTTTGCCATTTTTCATTAGAGGTAAATTTAATAAAAATATCATCAACTTTCCCCATCTTGTTGAAAGGTTTGAATTATTGACAATCATCACCTTTGGTGAGGCTGTTGTTGGATTGGCAGAATTTTTCGATGTAACCAACTTTAATGTAGTGCCAATCTTACTATTTCTAATTGTAATAACCATGTTTGGTTCATATGTAATTCAAATTCACAGATTAATGCAACATAATAGGATTGAGAGATCATTAAGGCTAATGTTTAGCCATTATTTTATTATCATAAGCATTAATCTTGTCACTGTTTCCTTTGAGCTGATTAATTCTGGTGAGGTTAATTATTGGTTTGTAAGTATTTTGATGATTGTTTCATTAGTTGTTTTCTACATTTCAATTTTAGCAAACAAACAATATTATAGGCAAAATATTAAATTAACAAAAAAGGATTTGCTGTTAATGACAACATTTACAGTTCTGGGAATGGCAATAATGTTAATATTTATCTCAAACTTATATGCATTCCTGATTGGAACCTTGATTATAACTGTTGGCAATTTTGAAATTTTACTAATGAAATATAAAAAATATTTAACTGAATGAAAGATTTATAATCGCTACAAAATAAATTTCATATTAGAGTTTTAGTGCTTAAATCGATAAGTATCAGAACTTTTTTATACGTTTTATACGAATTGTTCGTGTTCTTATGCGATTTCTTTATATAAGGTTCATATTTGAGTTTAGGGGTAGAAATTGATAAACATCAGATTATTTTATAAGTCAAAATAATTAAAATTATATTTATGAAAAATATAGAAAAAGCAGTTCAATTATTTGAAAATGGATATGTGTGTTCACAAGCGGTATTTGCAACATTTTCACAAAATTTAGGCCTTTCAGAAGAACAAGCCTTGAAAATCGGCGCATGCTTTGGTAGTGGTATGCGTAAAGGTGAAGTTTGTGGTGCTTGCACAGGTGCACTAATGGCATTAGGCCTTAAATATGGAGAAAGTAAAACTAAAAGTAATGAAGTATGTGAAAAATTTTTAGATGAATTCGAAAAGGAAAACGGATCATATATCTGTAGAGAATTACTTAATTGTGACATTAGAACTGAAGATGGTGTTAAATATGCATTGGATAATAATCTATTTAAAGAGTTTTGTCCAAAGATGGTTGAATCCGCAACTAAAATAATTGAAAGTTACCTTTAGATTTAATATTTTGGATAACTTTCAAAAATTTTATAATCCTAAAAAAAAATAAATTCCATATCGAGTTTTAGTACTTGATTTTGATAAGCATCTGAACTTTTTTATAAGTTTTATACGAAATGTTCGTATTTTCAAGTGTTAATTCAAGAATTATGTGTCCAT from Methanobrevibacter sp. YE315 encodes:
- a CDS encoding FprA family A-type flavoprotein, which translates into the protein MKANAQKIADGVYWIGVLDWDLRTYHGYTLDGTTYNAYIVFGEDEVAIIDNAYPGKTKEMMARIDDAFAQEGREVKVDYIIQNHVEKDHSGVLVDLHKRFPEAPIYCTKIAVNGLLKHYPALEGAEFITVGTGDSLDVGGRTLAFLDAFLLHWPDSMFTLLADETGILFPNDAFGQHLCFTKRFSDEIPENVLMDAAQKFYANLITPLSKLVLKKLNEVVELGLLDSIKMIAPSHGQIWTDPMQVIGAYQNWATGVCEDKITIIYDTMHYSTQQMAHEIAEGAMSEGYDVEIFFLHEDERSEIVKSILTSKGIAIGDPTINDVPYPSIGDIMYYLKGLLFNRTGIVRKAVTFGSMGGKGGSPAKLAEELETCGFDVIDTQEITFVPNAEEEEASYELGVKLAKACKEL
- a CDS encoding aldo/keto reductase; protein product: MGYQNGTSEQYLGKTINEHANREDVVIATKFLPRTEEEIKNNVTGQQHIHNLVNKSLDNLQMDYIDLYIYHMWDYNTPIYDILEGLNEVIEEGKVRYIGISNCFAWQLAKANAIAEMNDFNKFVSIQGHYNLIFREEEREMIPLCKTDNIALTPYSALASGRLSRLPGEVSKRLKKDFYAKLKYQNTESLDLEIIKRVHEISQNYGVSMTEVSLAWLLKKVTSPVVGATKMHHVDGAVNAVDLILSDDDMNYLEEPYIAHDLVGVMADNKVSANDNEKVWQKYTKNNI
- a CDS encoding low temperature requirement protein A, with product MEITKKPVQLIELFYDLIFVYAISQLTGLINEPIGGIIPPFNFFAYLITCFVILQAWLYFTNYVNRYGQWKWYDYVLVCVNMIAAIFMANTISLDWASMYFAFDISMLIMLGTVVILYAIQAKKEKSMSGAAGNSITILSIVCTIYIIAILCHIFDFEDYVIWINVLAVLAGAFLPFFIRGKFNKNIINFPHLVERFELLTIITFGEAVVGLAEFFDVTNFNVVPILLFLIVITMFGSYVIQIHRLMQHNRIERSLRLMFSHYFIIISINLVTVSFELINSGEVNYWFVSILMIVSLVVFYISILANKQYYRQNIKLTKKDLLLMTTFTVLGMAIMLIFISNLYAFLIGTLIITVGNFEILLMKYKKYLTE
- a CDS encoding C-GCAxxG-C-C family protein, which codes for MKNIEKAVQLFENGYVCSQAVFATFSQNLGLSEEQALKIGACFGSGMRKGEVCGACTGALMALGLKYGESKTKSNEVCEKFLDEFEKENGSYICRELLNCDIRTEDGVKYALDNNLFKEFCPKMVESATKIIESYL